The Pseudomonas sp. G2-4 genome window below encodes:
- a CDS encoding IclR family transcriptional regulator, whose protein sequence is MDNLHASEQPPEQEADSKGSSLERMLRVLDLFTEENPIWAVDDMGGALGFTRSTIYRYVRELAEANLLFQVEAGRYALGARIITWDRQLRLSDPLVRAAQSLEPNLPQWSEQQVWLICRLFKDQVVCIHQHGDLFREVSYSRGSPRPLFLGATSKAILANMTARQHSQLFLDHPDEVRSSSLGQTWEQFRRALQLLRRQGYVASAGEVDPGVYGLAAPIFDSDGKVVGSISCVRPIGERDSAQEDEQGQQILALAQDLSQRMAALANRPKPQG, encoded by the coding sequence ATGGACAATCTACATGCCTCTGAACAACCGCCAGAACAGGAAGCCGACAGCAAAGGCTCGAGCCTGGAGCGCATGCTGCGGGTACTCGACCTGTTCACCGAAGAGAACCCGATCTGGGCCGTCGACGATATGGGCGGTGCCTTGGGCTTTACCCGTTCGACGATCTACCGCTACGTGCGTGAACTGGCCGAGGCCAACCTGTTGTTCCAGGTCGAAGCCGGGCGTTATGCCCTGGGCGCCCGGATCATCACCTGGGACCGCCAGTTGCGCCTGAGCGACCCCCTCGTACGCGCCGCGCAATCGCTGGAGCCGAACCTCCCGCAGTGGAGCGAGCAACAGGTCTGGCTGATCTGCCGACTGTTCAAGGACCAGGTCGTGTGCATTCATCAACACGGCGATTTGTTCCGTGAGGTCAGTTACTCCCGCGGCTCCCCCAGGCCTTTGTTCCTGGGGGCAACGTCCAAGGCGATCCTCGCCAACATGACCGCGCGCCAACACAGCCAACTGTTCCTGGACCACCCCGATGAGGTGCGCTCCAGCAGCCTCGGCCAGACCTGGGAGCAGTTCCGCCGCGCACTGCAGCTGCTGCGGCGCCAGGGCTATGTGGCCAGCGCAGGCGAAGTCGACCCTGGCGTCTATGGCCTCGCCGCGCCGATCTTCGACAGCGACGGCAAGGTCGTCGGCAGCATCAGTTGCGTTCGCCCGATTGGAGAACGTGACAGTGCCCAGGAAGACGAACAAGGACAGCAGATCCTTGCCCTGGCGCAGGACCTGTCACAGCGCATGGCTGCGCTCGCCAACCGCCCCAAACCACAGGGCTGA
- a CDS encoding class I SAM-dependent methyltransferase, with amino-acid sequence MLAPESALVQSWQHNAHAWIEAVRSGALESRIRVTDQAILLAVLGRQPERVLDLGCGEGWLLRALAERAIEAVGVDGDATLVDAARAAGSSQVQVANYEALAQAKVDIGRDYDLICANFALLHQDIIPLLTAMNALLAPGGALLIQTLHPWSVAAGNYQDGWREETFAGFQGHWQPMPWYFRTLSSWLNALEMAGFRLAGLQEPQHPQSPVPQSLLLVAEPRG; translated from the coding sequence ATGCTCGCGCCCGAATCCGCGCTTGTGCAAAGCTGGCAGCACAACGCCCACGCCTGGATCGAAGCCGTCCGCAGCGGCGCCCTCGAAAGCCGCATCAGGGTCACCGACCAAGCCATCCTGCTGGCAGTACTAGGCCGTCAACCCGAGCGGGTGCTCGACCTCGGCTGCGGCGAGGGCTGGTTGTTGCGGGCCCTGGCTGAGCGGGCCATCGAAGCGGTCGGCGTGGACGGCGATGCAACGCTGGTGGACGCTGCGCGGGCGGCAGGCTCTTCCCAGGTGCAGGTGGCGAACTACGAAGCATTGGCCCAGGCCAAAGTGGACATCGGCCGCGACTACGACCTGATCTGCGCCAACTTCGCCTTGCTGCACCAGGACATCATCCCGCTGCTCACCGCCATGAACGCCCTGCTCGCCCCTGGCGGCGCTCTGCTGATCCAGACCCTGCATCCATGGAGCGTGGCGGCGGGCAACTATCAGGATGGCTGGCGAGAAGAAACCTTTGCCGGGTTCCAGGGCCATTGGCAGCCCATGCCCTGGTACTTTCGCACCTTGTCCAGTTGGCTCAATGCCCTGGAAATGGCCGGCTTTCGACTGGCCGGCCTGCAGGAGCCGCAGCACCCGCAAAGCCCGGTGCCGCAGTCATTGCTGCTGGTGGCTGAACCACGGGGTTGA
- a CDS encoding MFS transporter: MNALDSIDSKKSLGAICLMMVISLGTLQIQPILGGALIDQLGLPLNAIGAIFAVELMAMAIACGLCALFMASVDRRRFALVALLILAVGNLVSTQLHSQAGLVISRMICGASGGAVMAVVYATAALRTSKDATFAVINIGNLLWGMLLVTSMPLILQAFGVNGAFSLLAITSVLAALGCWRVPKRYPEAHRTAAGSIPPFGLTALLLILLFALLFFGHSALWVYQERIGKSIGLEPQQIGGILGGSILAGALGAGLAGLIGRRLGLLFPQLLSFGTALLATLIMVYGTSPIAFAATACLIHMVWFFSLPYLLSMAAEMDPSGRLAGLGNAAIFIGQGLGPFGAALVVGEGHFRAVGWLAASAYLLALIISCLVVTRFRRGVKPSGPAMSPQSV, encoded by the coding sequence ATGAACGCACTCGACTCCATCGACAGCAAAAAATCACTGGGCGCCATCTGCCTGATGATGGTCATTTCCCTGGGAACGCTACAGATCCAGCCGATCCTGGGTGGTGCCTTGATTGATCAACTCGGCTTGCCGCTCAACGCGATAGGCGCCATTTTCGCTGTAGAGCTCATGGCGATGGCCATCGCCTGCGGCCTCTGCGCGCTGTTCATGGCGAGCGTCGACCGGCGCCGCTTCGCCCTGGTGGCCTTGTTGATCCTGGCCGTGGGCAACCTGGTCAGCACGCAACTGCACAGCCAGGCCGGGCTGGTCATTTCCAGAATGATCTGTGGTGCCAGCGGCGGTGCGGTCATGGCAGTTGTCTACGCCACTGCCGCCCTGCGCACCTCCAAGGATGCGACCTTCGCGGTCATCAACATCGGCAATCTGCTGTGGGGCATGCTGCTGGTGACTTCCATGCCCTTGATCCTTCAAGCATTCGGTGTGAACGGTGCGTTCTCCCTCCTGGCGATCACCAGCGTGCTCGCGGCGCTGGGTTGCTGGAGGGTGCCCAAGCGCTACCCTGAAGCACATCGCACCGCCGCCGGTTCGATCCCGCCGTTCGGCCTCACGGCCTTGCTGTTGATCCTGCTGTTTGCGCTGCTGTTTTTCGGGCACTCCGCCCTGTGGGTCTATCAGGAGCGCATCGGCAAAAGCATTGGCCTGGAGCCGCAGCAGATTGGTGGCATCCTGGGGGGTAGCATCCTTGCTGGCGCCCTTGGGGCGGGCCTGGCCGGGCTGATCGGGCGGCGCCTGGGCTTGCTGTTTCCGCAACTATTGAGCTTCGGCACGGCATTGCTGGCGACCTTGATCATGGTCTATGGCACCAGCCCCATCGCCTTTGCCGCCACCGCCTGCCTGATCCATATGGTCTGGTTTTTCAGCCTGCCGTACCTGCTTTCCATGGCCGCCGAAATGGACCCTTCCGGCCGACTGGCGGGCCTGGGTAACGCCGCGATTTTCATCGGCCAAGGGCTCGGCCCGTTTGGTGCCGCACTGGTCGTTGGTGAGGGGCACTTCCGGGCGGTCGGCTGGCTGGCCGCTTCAGCCTATTTGCTAGCCTTGATCATCTCGTGTCTGGTGGTTACGCGCTTTCGCCGCGGCGTGAAGCCCTCCGGGCCGGCAATGTCGCCGCAATCAGTTTGA
- a CDS encoding carotenoid oxygenase family protein yields MSIPFPQTPEFSGALYKPSRVEAEVFDLEIEGVLPASIRGTFYQVAPDPQYPPMLGTDIFFNGDGMVSGFHFANGKVSLRRRYVQTDRLLAQRREGRSLNGIYRNAFTNDSLAAKNNTTANTTVIPHNGVLLALKEDALPWAMDLKTLETLGEWHFDGQIKSATFTAHPKLDPATGNLLAFSYEAKGDGTPDLAYFELSPDGKLLHEIWFQAPYAAMVHDFAVTERYVVFPLIPLTVDVERMKNGGPHFQWQPDLPQLFAVVPRNGQAQDVRWFKGPMDGFQGHTLNAFDEDGKVYVDMPVTGGNIFYFFPQADGYVPPPETLAACLMRWTFDLNSDGDEVEPQPLTDYPCEFPRCDDRYIGRQYAHGFLLAFDPERPYNPANGPIPFQFFNLLVHLDLKTGLSDAWFPGDSACFQEPIFIPRSADAEEADGYVVALLNLIAEERSELVVLDSRDMASGPIARIRIPFRMRMSLHGCWAPDPR; encoded by the coding sequence ATGAGTATTCCATTTCCACAAACCCCTGAGTTTTCCGGCGCGCTTTACAAGCCCAGCCGCGTAGAAGCCGAGGTGTTCGACCTCGAAATCGAAGGCGTTCTTCCCGCCTCGATCCGTGGGACTTTTTATCAAGTCGCGCCAGACCCGCAGTACCCGCCCATGCTGGGCACCGATATCTTCTTCAACGGTGACGGCATGGTCAGCGGCTTCCACTTTGCCAATGGCAAGGTCTCGCTGCGACGCCGCTATGTGCAGACGGATCGCTTGCTGGCCCAACGCCGTGAAGGTCGCTCGCTCAATGGTATCTATCGAAACGCCTTCACCAACGACTCGCTTGCGGCGAAGAACAACACCACCGCCAACACCACCGTCATCCCTCACAACGGCGTCCTGCTGGCACTCAAGGAAGATGCCCTGCCCTGGGCGATGGACCTCAAAACCCTGGAAACCCTCGGTGAGTGGCATTTTGACGGACAGATCAAATCAGCGACGTTCACCGCCCACCCCAAGCTCGACCCGGCAACGGGCAACCTCTTGGCCTTCAGCTATGAAGCCAAGGGCGACGGCACGCCCGACCTGGCGTATTTCGAGCTCTCGCCGGACGGAAAGCTGCTGCACGAGATCTGGTTCCAAGCCCCTTATGCGGCCATGGTGCATGATTTCGCGGTGACCGAACGGTACGTCGTGTTCCCGCTGATTCCGTTGACGGTTGACGTCGAACGCATGAAAAACGGCGGGCCGCATTTCCAATGGCAACCCGATCTGCCTCAGCTTTTCGCCGTTGTGCCCCGTAACGGACAGGCGCAAGACGTGCGTTGGTTCAAAGGGCCCATGGACGGTTTCCAGGGGCACACGCTCAATGCGTTCGACGAGGACGGCAAGGTTTACGTCGACATGCCAGTCACTGGCGGGAACATCTTCTACTTCTTCCCCCAGGCGGATGGTTATGTACCGCCGCCTGAAACCCTGGCCGCCTGCCTCATGCGCTGGACCTTCGACCTGAACAGTGACGGGGACGAGGTCGAACCGCAGCCGCTGACGGACTACCCCTGCGAGTTTCCAAGGTGCGATGACCGCTACATCGGTCGACAATACGCACACGGCTTCCTGCTCGCCTTTGACCCGGAGCGTCCCTATAACCCGGCGAACGGGCCGATACCCTTTCAGTTTTTCAACCTACTGGTCCACTTGGACCTGAAGACAGGCCTCTCCGACGCCTGGTTTCCCGGCGACAGCGCCTGCTTCCAGGAGCCTATTTTCATTCCGCGCTCTGCTGACGCCGAGGAAGCCGATGGCTATGTCGTTGCCTTGCTCAACCTCATCGCAGAGGAGCGCAGCGAGCTCGTGGTGCTGGATTCCCGGGACATGGCGAGTGGTCCCATTGCCCGAATCAGGATTCCGTTCCGGATGCGCATGTCGCTGCATGGATGCTGGGCGCCTGACCCGCGTTAG
- a CDS encoding bifunctional 3-(3-hydroxy-phenyl)propionate/3-hydroxycinnamic acid hydroxylase → MTTLNSISTQVLIIGAGPTGLTLANLLGQADVDTLIIDRKPSTVAEPRAVSIDDESLRTMQAIGLDQTVLKDVVPGYGVHYFTRPGGRCFGKVEPTNKLYGFPKRNAFRQPLFEATLKTGLERFASLKARFTHELLEFHQDHHGVRALIRDADGELLEVNAAYLVACDGGRSPVRKQLGIEMVGSSFSSRWLVVDTDQDDDPFWQTRVYCDARRPVVEVPGPHRTRRFEFLLKPEETDEHVLSDTCLQALLRPFKGDAPVSIVRKTVYTFHARVAERWQVDRVFLAGDAAHLTPPYAGQGMNSGVRDAHNLGWKLIGVLKGKMTATALLSYESERRDHAWALIKLALNLGVVMAPATVLRARLISSAFTLIGLLPPLRDYFLQMRFKPKPRFTKGLVLTEGEAGKLSCGQMFPQPLLTDAHGHERLLDDALGASFALIQYGDPTRQRVDELKHGFWSHLEAKRILILPGDVQALPSISGCTVLQDRQGLLKGILGDSNRFLLLRPDRYVAAIFDKATETEAAESLQSLFGIAATSSSDIESVIAPVFH, encoded by the coding sequence ATGACAACCCTCAACAGTATCAGCACCCAGGTATTGATCATCGGTGCAGGACCTACCGGATTGACCCTGGCCAACCTGCTTGGCCAGGCCGATGTGGACACCCTGATCATCGACCGTAAGCCGAGCACCGTGGCCGAGCCACGGGCCGTGTCGATCGATGACGAATCCTTGCGCACCATGCAGGCCATCGGTCTGGACCAGACCGTGCTCAAGGACGTGGTTCCCGGCTACGGCGTGCACTATTTCACCCGGCCCGGCGGCCGCTGCTTTGGCAAAGTCGAACCGACCAACAAGCTGTACGGCTTCCCCAAGCGCAACGCATTTCGCCAGCCACTGTTCGAGGCCACGCTCAAGACCGGCCTGGAACGCTTCGCCAGTCTCAAGGCACGCTTCACTCACGAGTTGCTGGAGTTTCATCAAGACCACCACGGCGTGCGCGCGCTGATACGTGACGCCGATGGCGAGCTGCTGGAAGTCAACGCGGCCTATCTGGTGGCCTGCGACGGCGGCCGCAGCCCGGTACGCAAGCAACTCGGGATCGAGATGGTCGGTTCGAGCTTCTCCTCGCGCTGGCTGGTGGTCGACACCGACCAGGATGACGACCCGTTCTGGCAAACCCGCGTGTATTGCGATGCCAGGCGCCCCGTGGTTGAAGTGCCTGGCCCTCACCGTACTCGCCGGTTCGAGTTTCTTCTCAAGCCGGAAGAAACCGATGAGCACGTGCTCAGCGACACCTGCCTGCAGGCGCTGCTCCGCCCATTCAAGGGTGACGCGCCGGTCTCCATCGTGCGCAAGACCGTCTACACCTTCCACGCCCGGGTCGCCGAGCGGTGGCAAGTAGACCGCGTGTTTCTCGCCGGCGATGCCGCGCACCTGACCCCGCCTTACGCCGGACAAGGCATGAACAGCGGAGTTCGCGATGCCCATAATCTTGGCTGGAAGCTGATCGGCGTGCTGAAGGGAAAAATGACCGCAACCGCCCTGCTGTCGTACGAAAGCGAGCGTCGCGACCATGCGTGGGCCTTGATCAAGTTGGCCTTGAACCTCGGAGTGGTCATGGCCCCGGCAACCGTCCTTCGAGCGCGTTTGATCAGTTCTGCATTCACCCTGATCGGCCTGTTGCCACCGCTGCGAGACTATTTCCTGCAAATGCGTTTCAAGCCTAAACCCCGCTTCACCAAGGGCTTGGTATTGACCGAGGGCGAAGCAGGGAAATTGTCCTGCGGACAGATGTTTCCGCAACCGCTGCTCACCGATGCCCATGGCCATGAACGCCTGCTCGACGACGCCCTCGGCGCTAGCTTCGCCTTGATTCAATACGGCGATCCTACCCGCCAACGTGTCGATGAACTCAAGCACGGGTTCTGGAGCCACCTTGAAGCCAAACGCATCCTGATTCTTCCCGGGGACGTCCAGGCCTTGCCTTCGATTTCGGGCTGCACGGTGCTTCAGGACCGGCAGGGTTTGCTCAAGGGCATACTCGGCGATTCAAACAGGTTTTTGCTGCTGCGCCCTGATCGCTACGTCGCCGCGATTTTCGACAAGGCCACCGAGACAGAAGCCGCCGAATCGCTGCAGTCGCTGTTCGGTATCGCCGCGACGAGCAGCAGCGACATCGAGTCAGTCATCGCGCCGGTCTTTCACTGA
- a CDS encoding aldehyde dehydrogenase family protein has protein sequence MTTQQFIPYAINGDQYINGTWRAGRSARRLDDRNPFNGEQLLEMPLASIADLDDAYQAAHQAQTTWALLHPTQRSAQLEKLAHVIQHRSEEIIGWLIRESGSTRIKASMEWQFTLNLVRECATLPMQVEGRILTSYKPGEQSFVFREPLGVVGVISPWNFPLYLSMRSVVPGLALGNTIVLKPASDTAVTGGLLIAHLFEEAGFPQGTLNVVVGAGSEIGDAFVAHPVPSLISFTGSTDVGRNVGRIATGGKHIKRVALELGGNAPLVVLDDADVEIAAHAAVVGRFLHQGQICMSVNRVIVDRSLYADFAALVVERVRNLKTGDPAKADTVIGPVVNQSQLDGLLRKIDTAASAGLKQLCGGQASGLVLPAHVFGEVGSDQELARDETFGPLLPLLIADNEDHALALANASEYGLSSAVFTRDMARGLNFARGIVAGMTHINDITVDDQPNAPFGGEKNSGLGRFNGHYALDEFTRAHWVTWQPGSHHYPF, from the coding sequence ATGACCACCCAACAGTTCATCCCCTACGCCATCAACGGCGACCAATATATCAACGGCACCTGGCGTGCGGGGCGCTCCGCACGCCGTCTGGACGACCGCAACCCATTCAATGGCGAACAACTGCTGGAAATGCCGCTAGCCTCGATTGCCGATCTCGATGACGCCTATCAGGCTGCCCATCAAGCGCAAACGACGTGGGCACTCCTGCATCCAACCCAGCGCAGCGCGCAACTTGAAAAACTCGCCCACGTCATCCAGCACCGCAGTGAGGAAATCATCGGCTGGCTGATCCGAGAGTCTGGCAGCACCCGGATCAAGGCCAGCATGGAATGGCAGTTCACGCTGAACCTGGTGCGTGAGTGCGCCACCCTGCCGATGCAGGTCGAGGGACGCATCCTCACCAGCTACAAGCCCGGCGAACAGAGCTTTGTCTTTCGCGAACCGCTGGGTGTGGTGGGTGTGATCAGCCCATGGAATTTCCCACTGTACCTGAGCATGCGTTCGGTCGTACCTGGTCTGGCGCTGGGCAATACGATCGTGCTCAAGCCCGCCAGCGACACGGCGGTGACCGGCGGCCTGCTGATAGCCCATCTGTTCGAAGAAGCGGGCTTCCCGCAGGGTACGCTCAATGTCGTGGTCGGCGCAGGTTCGGAGATTGGCGACGCCTTCGTCGCGCATCCCGTACCGAGCCTGATTTCCTTCACCGGCTCGACGGATGTGGGGCGTAATGTCGGGCGCATTGCTACCGGCGGCAAACACATCAAGCGCGTGGCCCTGGAGCTGGGTGGCAACGCTCCGCTGGTGGTCCTGGACGATGCGGATGTTGAAATCGCCGCCCATGCCGCAGTGGTCGGACGCTTCCTGCACCAAGGGCAGATCTGCATGAGCGTCAACCGGGTGATCGTCGACCGCTCGCTGTATGCCGATTTCGCGGCATTGGTGGTGGAACGCGTGCGCAATCTCAAGACCGGCGACCCGGCCAAGGCAGACACGGTGATCGGGCCGGTGGTCAATCAGAGCCAGCTCGACGGACTGCTACGTAAAATCGATACAGCCGCGAGCGCCGGCCTAAAGCAGCTGTGCGGTGGCCAGGCATCCGGGCTAGTACTGCCTGCCCATGTATTCGGTGAAGTGGGGTCCGATCAGGAACTGGCTCGCGATGAAACGTTCGGGCCCTTGTTACCGCTGCTGATCGCAGATAACGAAGATCACGCCTTGGCCTTGGCAAACGCCAGTGAGTATGGCCTGTCCAGCGCGGTATTCACCCGCGACATGGCCCGTGGCTTGAATTTCGCCCGGGGCATTGTGGCGGGCATGACCCACATCAACGACATCACGGTCGATGACCAGCCCAATGCACCCTTCGGCGGTGAAAAGAATTCCGGCCTCGGGCGCTTCAATGGTCACTACGCCCTGGATGAATTCACCCGTGCCCATTGGGTCACCTGGCAGCCCGGAAGCCATCACTATCCCTTTTGA
- a CDS encoding helix-turn-helix domain-containing protein, whose protein sequence is MTNLACVSTDQVVRSDRLMKWKEFMSDHLGRTPDYIKRLESTFIDPLHDSNFQGRLEYGDLGQLRFCRMTASAHRYSRHLSKAIESLDTPRMLIMQIAGVSHFEQGQQRNVLAPDEMLLVDCGKPFDVTSTQGCEHFILLFQGAPGQLTQTGNMHLNGRNGLGRMLMHLVGDAYNQYPLLNNNSAGLIGDSITGLLDNALKNKLEEKQLEHDFRFFKQNRLKAYIERHLADRDLTIERIANAEQCSVRSLHRAFQDELGCSVSEYIWQRRLARCAEDLRSRDHAHRSLTEIAYAWGYGSSSHFSRHFKSTFGMSPRLFRDTASDSRMKSTVA, encoded by the coding sequence ATGACCAATCTAGCCTGTGTGTCCACCGATCAGGTTGTGCGTTCCGACCGGCTGATGAAGTGGAAAGAGTTCATGAGCGATCACTTGGGGCGCACACCGGACTATATCAAGCGCCTGGAGTCGACGTTCATCGACCCGTTGCATGACAGCAACTTTCAGGGCCGGCTGGAGTATGGCGATCTGGGTCAGTTGCGCTTCTGCCGCATGACTGCCAGCGCCCATCGATACTCACGCCATCTGAGCAAAGCGATCGAATCGCTCGACACGCCGCGCATGTTGATTATGCAGATTGCCGGCGTCAGCCATTTCGAGCAGGGGCAACAACGCAATGTACTGGCACCTGACGAAATGCTTCTGGTCGACTGTGGCAAACCCTTCGACGTGACCAGCACGCAAGGCTGCGAACACTTCATCCTGCTGTTCCAGGGTGCGCCCGGACAACTTACGCAAACCGGCAACATGCACCTTAACGGTCGCAACGGACTGGGCCGCATGCTGATGCATCTGGTCGGTGATGCCTACAACCAATACCCCTTGCTCAACAACAACTCGGCCGGGCTGATCGGCGACAGCATCACCGGGCTGCTGGATAACGCGCTGAAGAACAAACTGGAAGAAAAGCAACTCGAACACGACTTCCGCTTCTTCAAGCAGAACCGCCTCAAGGCCTATATCGAGCGGCACCTGGCCGACCGCGACCTGACCATCGAACGCATCGCCAACGCCGAACAGTGCTCGGTACGCAGCCTGCACCGCGCGTTTCAGGATGAGCTGGGGTGCAGCGTCAGCGAGTACATCTGGCAACGGCGTCTGGCCCGTTGCGCCGAAGACCTGCGCAGCCGGGATCATGCCCATCGCTCGCTCACCGAGATCGCCTATGCCTGGGGCTATGGCAGCAGCTCCCACTTCAGCCGGCATTTCAAATCCACGTTCGGCATGTCACCTCGCCTGTTCCGTGACACCGCGAGCGACAGCAGGATGAAATCGACGGTGGCCTGA
- a CDS encoding fumarylacetoacetate hydrolase family protein: protein MKLASFIVQGRSTYGVIEDEQVIDLESVKPTFGNDLKQAIANHHLGELTPVTLASLPRIPLAEVTFLPVIPNPGKVLCIGINYATHVRETGREMPTYPMIFTRFADSQTAHLQPIVRPKASHKLDFEGELAVVIGKTARHVKHADALDYVAGYACYNDGSVRDWQKHTIQFVPGKNFPNTGGFGPWLVTADEIGDPQDLELTTRLNGEVMQHTRTSDMIFDVRQLIEYCSTFTELAPGDVLVTGTTGGVGAFREPPVWMKPGDEVEIEIARVGTLRNIIVDEQ, encoded by the coding sequence ATGAAACTCGCCAGCTTCATTGTTCAAGGTCGCAGCACCTACGGCGTCATCGAAGACGAACAGGTGATTGACCTGGAATCGGTCAAGCCAACCTTTGGCAACGATCTCAAGCAGGCCATCGCCAATCACCACCTGGGCGAACTGACGCCGGTGACACTGGCGAGCCTGCCCCGTATTCCGTTGGCCGAAGTGACATTTCTGCCGGTGATCCCGAACCCGGGAAAAGTGCTGTGCATCGGCATCAACTACGCCACTCACGTGCGTGAAACCGGTCGTGAGATGCCGACCTACCCGATGATCTTTACTCGATTCGCCGATAGCCAAACGGCGCACCTGCAACCCATCGTCCGTCCCAAGGCGTCCCACAAACTTGATTTCGAGGGCGAGCTGGCGGTGGTGATCGGTAAAACGGCGCGTCACGTCAAGCACGCCGATGCGCTGGACTATGTCGCCGGGTACGCCTGCTACAACGACGGCAGTGTTCGCGACTGGCAGAAGCACACCATTCAGTTCGTACCGGGCAAGAACTTCCCGAACACCGGTGGTTTCGGCCCTTGGCTGGTGACCGCCGATGAGATCGGCGACCCGCAGGACCTGGAATTGACCACCCGCCTGAACGGCGAAGTGATGCAGCACACCCGCACTAGCGACATGATTTTCGATGTACGCCAGTTGATCGAGTACTGCTCGACCTTCACCGAGCTGGCACCTGGGGACGTCCTTGTTACCGGCACCACGGGCGGCGTCGGCGCGTTTCGTGAGCCGCCGGTGTGGATGAAGCCAGGTGATGAAGTCGAGATCGAGATTGCTCGCGTCGGCACCCTGCGCAACATCATCGTGGACGAGCAATAA
- a CDS encoding VOC family protein translates to MQTLQTSTPARLCYLHLASKDAQRQVDFYRRMLDMDSLALADGSWILSGPQRAMLVSPADHSGLLAAAFDLRDQAHLEKLRIRLVSNGCAVEEIDSPLLQPGAFQIRDPQGRQTIFGVSRANAQANRPGMPGRLQHVVFQTTELEAMIDFYVNTVGFTVSDNVVDEQAGQLMTCFLRSDDEHHTLAFFRGSKNEWDHHCYETNEWNDIRDWGDRFAKERITLFFGPGRHGPGNNLFFMVVDADRNRLEFSAELEVTDASRQPGVWPQEEYTLNSWGRAWIRS, encoded by the coding sequence ATGCAAACACTCCAGACTTCCACACCTGCACGCCTGTGCTACCTGCACCTGGCGAGCAAGGACGCGCAACGGCAAGTCGATTTCTATCGGCGGATGCTGGACATGGACAGCCTGGCGCTAGCCGATGGCAGCTGGATACTCAGTGGCCCGCAACGCGCGATGCTCGTGTCTCCCGCCGACCACAGCGGCCTGCTGGCGGCAGCTTTCGACTTGAGGGATCAGGCTCACCTGGAAAAACTGCGCATTCGCTTGGTTAGCAACGGTTGTGCTGTCGAAGAGATCGACTCACCGTTGCTCCAGCCGGGGGCCTTTCAGATCCGTGACCCTCAGGGTCGGCAAACGATATTTGGGGTCTCGCGCGCCAATGCCCAGGCCAATCGGCCAGGCATGCCCGGCCGTCTGCAGCACGTGGTGTTCCAGACCACCGAGCTGGAGGCCATGATCGATTTCTACGTCAATACGGTGGGTTTTACTGTTTCGGACAACGTCGTGGATGAGCAGGCCGGCCAGCTCATGACGTGTTTCCTGCGCTCGGACGATGAGCATCATACGTTGGCGTTTTTCCGCGGTTCGAAAAACGAGTGGGATCACCACTGCTACGAAACCAACGAGTGGAATGACATCCGTGACTGGGGTGATCGCTTCGCCAAGGAACGCATCACCCTCTTTTTCGGCCCCGGCCGACATGGACCGGGCAACAACCTGTTTTTCATGGTGGTCGACGCCGATCGCAATCGCCTGGAGTTCTCGGCCGAGCTCGAAGTCACCGATGCCTCACGTCAACCCGGCGTCTGGCCCCAGGAGGAATACACGCTCAATTCCTGGGGACGGGCCTGGATCAGGAGCTGA